One window of the Osmerus mordax isolate fOsmMor3 chromosome 2, fOsmMor3.pri, whole genome shotgun sequence genome contains the following:
- the LOC136961403 gene encoding rho-related GTP-binding protein RhoE: protein MDPNQSVKCKIVVVGDSQCGKTALLHVFAKDCFPETYVPTVFENYTASFEIDTKRIELSLWDTSGSPYYDNVRPLSYPDSDAVLICFDISRPETLDSVLKKWRGEIQEFCPNTKMLLVGCKSDLRTDLTTLVELSNHRQTPVSYDQGSNMAKQLSAPYIECSSLQSENSVRDIFHVATLACVNKNSKNVKRSKSSRATKRISHMPNRPELAAVASDIRKDKAKSCAIM, encoded by the exons ATGGATCCCAACCAGAGCGTGAAGTGTAAAATAGTGGTTGTCGGGGACAGCCAGTGCGGAAAGACAGCTTTACTTCATGTCTTCGCGAAAGATTGCTTTCCAGAG ACCTATGTTCCCACGGTGTTTGAAAACTACACGGCCAGTTTTGAAATCGACACTAAAAGAATAGAACTCAGTCTTTGGGACACATCAG GTTCTCCATACTACGACAACGTGCGACCTCTCTCCTACCCGGACTCTGACGCTGTCCTCATCTGTTTTGACATCAGCCGGCCAGAGACCCTGGACAGCGTGCTGAAGAAG TGGAGAGGTGAGATCCAGGAGTTCTGCCCCAACACCAAGATGCTGCTGGTGGGCTGCAAGTCGGACCTCCGCACCGACCTCACCACTCTGGTGGAGCTGTCCaatcacagacagacacccgtGTCATATGATCAG ggcTCCAACATGGCCAAGCAGCTGAGTGCCCCCTACATCGAGTGTTCCTCCCTGCAGTCTGAGAACAGCGTCAGAGACATCTTCCACGTGGCCACGCTGGCCTGCGTCAACAAGAACAGCAAGAACGTCAAGCGCAGCAAGTCCTCCAGGGCCACCAAGAGGATCTCGCACATGCCCAACAGGCCCGAGCTGGCGGCGGTGGCCTCGGACATACGCAAAGACAAGGCCAAGAGCTGTGCCATCATGTGA